The Flaviramulus sp. BrNp1-15 genome has a window encoding:
- the rho gene encoding transcription termination factor Rho has translation MFEISQLKEKKLSDLQEIAKKLSVPKYRSLKKLDLVYQILDQQAADPKAVKAVVAPETTTENKPAARKPRQRVQKPVKNTPEKSEDKKPTDDKVDSSEKVETPQKQSRPNKPNPRPQSDKQQKPHQRNQNQHKSQKNGNVDKGNKDSRNRYREPDYEFDAIIESEGVLDIMQDGYGFLRSSDYNYLSSPDDIYVSQSQIRLFGLKTGDTVLGHVRPPKEGEKYFPLIKVSKINGQNPNVVRDRVSFEHLTPLFPQEKFNLAERQSTISTRIMDLFSPIGKGQRGMIVSQPKTGKTMLLKDVANAIAANHPEVYQMILLIDERPEEVTDMQRNVRGEVIASTFDKEAHEHVKIANIVLEKAKRLVECGHDVVILLDSITRLARAYNTVQPASGKILSGGVDANALHKPKRFFGAARNIENGGSLTIIATALTETGSKMDEVIFEEFKGTGNMELQLDRKISNRRIFPAIDLTSSSTRRDDLLLDDNTIQRMWVMRKYLADMNPVEAMEFINDRFKQTRNNEEFLISMNG, from the coding sequence ATGTTTGAAATTTCACAATTAAAAGAAAAAAAACTCTCTGACCTACAGGAGATTGCAAAGAAATTGAGCGTACCAAAATATCGTTCATTAAAAAAATTAGATTTAGTGTATCAAATTCTAGATCAACAAGCAGCAGATCCTAAAGCTGTAAAAGCTGTGGTTGCTCCAGAAACTACAACAGAAAATAAGCCTGCTGCTAGAAAGCCTAGACAGCGCGTTCAAAAACCTGTTAAGAATACACCTGAAAAAAGCGAAGATAAAAAACCAACAGATGATAAGGTTGACTCTTCAGAAAAGGTAGAAACACCTCAAAAACAGAGTAGACCAAATAAACCAAATCCAAGACCCCAAAGCGATAAACAGCAAAAGCCTCATCAAAGAAATCAAAATCAACATAAAAGCCAAAAAAATGGTAATGTAGATAAAGGTAATAAAGATAGCAGAAACCGTTATCGTGAACCTGATTATGAGTTTGATGCTATTATTGAAAGTGAAGGTGTTTTAGATATCATGCAAGATGGTTATGGCTTTTTACGCTCATCTGATTACAACTATTTATCTTCACCAGATGATATTTATGTATCACAATCACAAATTAGATTATTTGGTTTAAAAACTGGAGATACTGTTTTAGGACATGTTCGCCCACCAAAAGAAGGCGAAAAGTATTTCCCTTTAATTAAGGTTAGTAAAATTAATGGTCAAAATCCTAATGTGGTTAGAGACCGTGTGTCGTTTGAACACTTAACGCCTTTATTTCCTCAGGAAAAATTCAATTTAGCAGAAAGACAAAGTACCATTTCTACACGAATTATGGATTTGTTCTCGCCTATTGGAAAAGGACAACGTGGTATGATTGTATCGCAACCAAAAACTGGTAAAACTATGCTTCTTAAAGATGTTGCTAATGCAATTGCAGCAAATCATCCTGAAGTATACCAAATGATTTTACTAATTGATGAAAGACCTGAAGAGGTAACCGATATGCAACGTAATGTACGTGGAGAAGTTATTGCTTCTACGTTTGATAAAGAAGCTCACGAACACGTAAAAATTGCAAATATAGTTTTAGAAAAAGCAAAACGTTTAGTAGAATGTGGACATGATGTAGTTATTCTTTTAGATTCTATTACTCGTTTAGCCAGAGCATACAATACGGTACAACCAGCATCTGGCAAGATACTTTCTGGTGGTGTAGATGCTAATGCTTTACACAAACCAAAACGTTTCTTTGGTGCTGCTCGTAATATTGAAAATGGTGGTTCTTTAACTATTATTGCTACTGCACTTACTGAGACAGGTTCTAAAATGGACGAAGTAATCTTCGAAGAATTTAAAGGAACTGGTAACATGGAATTACAATTAGATAGAAAAATATCTAACCGTAGAATTTTCCCTGCTATCGATTTAACGTCTTCAAGTACGCGTCGTGACGATTTACTGTTAGATGACAACACTATTCAACGTATGTGGGTGATGCGTAAGTATCTTGCAGACATGAATCCTGTTGAAGCTATGGAATTTATTAATGACCGTTTCAAACAAACTAGAAACAACGAAGAGTTTTTAATTTCCATGAATGGATAA
- a CDS encoding YceI family protein: protein MKKILFLLSIMSTLAFTAVITGSTSVLITPSSKLLIKGKTNINNFKCEFNVLKLKNPIPVSFEKINDVIVFDNTALVLDNTCFDCGGKGINNDFQELLKSDLYPQTRIKLKEICKGINNKNDVLALLDISIAGVTKSYRIPVKLKDEEALLIEGVLNLDICDFNLEPPKKALGLIVVKDNIEINFQLAVKEYQ, encoded by the coding sequence ATGAAAAAGATATTGTTTCTTCTTTCTATAATGTCAACTCTAGCTTTTACTGCTGTAATAACAGGAAGTACATCTGTGCTAATTACACCTAGTAGCAAGTTGCTTATTAAAGGAAAAACTAATATTAATAATTTTAAATGTGAGTTTAATGTGTTGAAATTAAAAAATCCAATTCCAGTTTCTTTTGAAAAAATTAATGATGTTATTGTTTTTGATAATACAGCATTGGTTTTAGATAATACTTGTTTTGACTGTGGAGGTAAAGGCATAAATAATGATTTTCAAGAGCTTTTAAAATCAGACCTATATCCACAAACACGTATTAAATTAAAAGAGATTTGTAAAGGAATTAATAATAAAAATGATGTATTAGCTTTACTTGATATAAGTATTGCCGGTGTTACTAAATCATATAGAATACCTGTTAAATTAAAAGATGAAGAAGCGTTACTTATAGAAGGTGTTTTAAATCTTGATATTTGCGATTTTAATTTAGAACCACCTAAAAAAGCTTTAGGACTTATAGTTGTAAAAGATAATATTGAAATAAATTTTCAACTGGCAGTTAAAGAATATCAGTAA
- a CDS encoding YceI family protein, which translates to MKTIKMNSMIKLISLIALFLTASNLIQAQEFNLSNTESELKVYGTSSLHDWHIDAENKSGKIVFKNIEAGELEKCDFTVIAESLKSGKKSMDKNTYKALKTDEYKTIKFKLEEVKEIVKKGPGKFLLKSTGYLTITNAKKLIPIEFNIEIVEGKVKLSGEKTIKMTDFNVEPPKALLGTITTGDEITIKFNTIYK; encoded by the coding sequence ATGAAAACCATTAAAATGAATAGCATGATAAAACTCATTAGTTTGATTGCTCTGTTTTTAACAGCATCAAATTTAATACAAGCACAAGAGTTTAATTTAAGTAATACCGAATCTGAATTAAAAGTTTATGGAACGTCTAGTTTACACGATTGGCATATTGATGCTGAAAATAAAAGTGGAAAGATTGTTTTTAAAAATATTGAAGCAGGAGAATTAGAAAAATGTGATTTTACTGTTATTGCTGAAAGTTTAAAAAGTGGAAAAAAATCTATGGATAAAAACACTTATAAAGCTTTAAAAACAGATGAATATAAAACCATAAAATTTAAGCTTGAAGAAGTTAAAGAAATTGTAAAAAAGGGACCAGGTAAGTTTTTACTAAAGTCTACCGGATACTTAACAATAACTAATGCTAAAAAGCTTATTCCAATAGAGTTTAATATTGAAATAGTTGAGGGTAAAGTTAAATTGTCTGGTGAAAAAACAATTAAAATGACCGATTTTAATGTAGAACCTCCAAAAGCTTTATTAGGAACTATTACAACAGGAGATGAAATAACTATAAAATTTAATACAATTTATAAATAA
- a CDS encoding family 20 glycosylhydrolase, with product MTKPIFINSLVIFIFLFNLISCTQQEKKREINFPKTNLEAENLIPKPLEVNATKSGFALDKYTTIYTNTKDLKEVGEFLSKKIELKTALQLPVNSKENRNTQTVISINKSSNLDLKNQEAYQLQISNDSIILDSNTIAGAFRGIQTIRQLIPETSNDTLAENSIWVIPTGKILDSPQYNYRGTMLDVARHFFSVKDVKKYIDILSYYKINVLHLHLSDDQGWRIEIKSWPKLTEIGGSTEVGGGSGGFYSQEEFTEIVNYALAHHIMIIPEIDMPGHTNAASVSYPILNGNGKTPKLYTGMRVGFSTFDTKKDTVYTFIDDVVREITSLSPNPYFHIGGDESHVTKRNDYTYFINRVEKIVQKYGKQMIGWDEISNTNIDSTSIAQFWNSKENAEKAVTKKMKVILSPAKKAYLDMKYDSNSKFGLDWAGYIPVDSAYAWNPESYLQKEHILGVEAPLWSETISTIEELEYLAFPRVIGYAELGWTTQKNRDWENYKLRLANQAPFLNRMNVKYYPSPIINWKKNDSLHIK from the coding sequence ATGACAAAACCCATCTTTATTAACAGTTTGGTTATTTTCATTTTTTTGTTCAACCTTATTTCTTGCACTCAACAAGAAAAAAAACGAGAAATAAATTTTCCTAAAACTAATTTAGAAGCAGAAAATTTAATTCCAAAACCGTTAGAAGTAAATGCTACTAAAAGCGGATTTGCTCTAGATAAATACACTACTATTTATACAAACACAAAAGATCTTAAAGAAGTTGGTGAGTTTCTATCAAAAAAAATTGAATTAAAAACAGCTTTACAATTACCTGTCAATTCTAAAGAAAATAGAAATACTCAAACTGTAATTAGTATCAATAAGTCTAGTAATTTAGATTTAAAAAATCAGGAAGCATACCAATTACAAATATCTAACGATTCTATCATTCTAGATTCAAATACTATTGCAGGAGCATTTCGTGGTATTCAAACCATAAGACAACTTATACCAGAAACGAGTAACGATACGCTGGCAGAAAATTCCATTTGGGTAATTCCTACTGGTAAAATTTTAGATTCACCTCAATATAATTACAGAGGAACTATGTTGGATGTTGCGCGTCATTTTTTTAGTGTTAAAGATGTTAAAAAGTATATTGATATTCTTAGCTACTATAAAATTAATGTCTTGCATTTGCATCTAAGCGATGATCAAGGGTGGCGTATAGAAATTAAATCATGGCCCAAGTTAACCGAAATTGGAGGAAGCACAGAAGTAGGTGGTGGCTCTGGTGGGTTTTACTCTCAGGAAGAATTTACAGAAATAGTAAACTATGCATTAGCTCATCATATTATGATTATTCCAGAAATTGATATGCCTGGTCATACCAATGCTGCATCAGTATCGTACCCAATTTTAAACGGAAATGGTAAAACACCAAAATTATATACAGGCATGCGGGTTGGTTTTAGCACTTTTGATACTAAAAAAGACACCGTATATACTTTTATTGATGATGTTGTTCGCGAAATAACCTCTCTGTCTCCTAATCCATACTTTCATATTGGTGGCGATGAAAGTCATGTTACCAAAAGAAATGATTATACATACTTTATTAATAGAGTGGAGAAAATAGTTCAAAAATATGGCAAACAAATGATTGGTTGGGATGAAATTAGTAACACTAATATTGATTCAACTTCCATTGCTCAATTTTGGAATAGTAAAGAAAATGCTGAAAAAGCAGTAACTAAAAAAATGAAAGTCATTCTATCACCAGCTAAAAAAGCTTATCTGGATATGAAATATGATTCTAACTCAAAATTTGGATTAGATTGGGCAGGTTATATTCCTGTTGATAGTGCTTATGCTTGGAACCCTGAATCTTATTTACAAAAAGAACATATTTTAGGAGTCGAAGCTCCGCTTTGGTCTGAAACAATTAGCACTATTGAAGAACTGGAATATTTAGCTTTTCCAAGAGTGATTGGTTATGCAGAACTTGGTTGGACTACTCAAAAAAATAGAGATTGGGAAAATTACAAATTACGTTTAGCTAATCAAGCTCCTTTTTTAAATCGTATGAATGTAAAGTATTATCCTTCTCCTATAATTAATTGGAAAAAAAATGATAGTTTACATATTAAATAA
- the rpsT gene encoding 30S ribosomal protein S20: protein MANHKSALKRIRSNEAKRLVNKYQHKTTRNAIKKLRELTDKKEAEKMFPSVVSMLDRLAKKNIIHANKAANLKSGLAKHIAAL from the coding sequence ATGGCAAATCATAAGTCAGCGTTAAAAAGAATTAGAAGTAACGAAGCTAAGCGTTTAGTAAATAAGTATCAGCATAAAACAACTCGTAATGCTATTAAAAAATTACGTGAGTTAACTGATAAGAAAGAGGCTGAAAAAATGTTTCCTTCTGTGGTTTCTATGTTAGATAGATTAGCTAAGAAAAATATTATTCATGCTAATAAAGCTGCAAACCTTAAGTCTGGTTTAGCAAAACATATTGCTGCACTTTAA
- the proS gene encoding proline--tRNA ligase: protein MSKKLTSRAEDYSKWYNELVVKADLAENSAVRGCMVIKPYGYAIWEKMQAELDRMFKETGHQNAYFPLFVPKSLFEAEEKNAEGFAKECAVVTHYRLQNDPDKPGKLRVDPEARLEEELVVRPTSEAIIWNTYRNWIQSYRDLPILINQWANVVRWEMRTRLFLRTAEFLWQEGHTAHETKAEALEEAKLMNNVYATFAENFMAIPVIQGLKTESERFAGAEETFCIEALMQDGKALQAGTSHFLGQNFAKAFDVKFANKEGKQDYVWATSWGVSTRLMGALIMTHSDDNGLVLPPSLAPYQVVIVPIYKNEEQFEAISKLAEDVISDLKERNISVKFDKRDTIRPGAKFAQHELQGVPLRIAIGPKDLEDGTVEVARRDTLSKQTVILDRINVVVEDLLEEIQESLFKKALDFRNNHITEVNTFEEFKKVLETKTGFISAHWDGTAETEDKIKELTKATIRCIPLEGKEEEGVCVYSGNPSKRRVLFAKAY from the coding sequence ATGAGTAAAAAACTTACTAGTAGAGCAGAAGATTATTCAAAATGGTATAACGAATTGGTTGTTAAAGCAGACCTAGCGGAAAACTCTGCAGTAAGGGGATGTATGGTAATCAAACCATATGGATATGCGATTTGGGAAAAAATGCAAGCAGAATTAGATAGAATGTTTAAAGAAACAGGGCATCAAAACGCATATTTTCCATTATTTGTACCTAAAAGTTTATTTGAAGCTGAAGAAAAAAATGCCGAAGGTTTCGCTAAAGAATGTGCAGTTGTTACACATTATAGGTTACAAAACGACCCAGATAAACCTGGTAAGTTAAGAGTTGACCCAGAAGCTAGGTTAGAAGAAGAACTGGTAGTAAGACCTACTAGCGAAGCAATTATTTGGAATACATATAGAAACTGGATTCAGTCTTACAGAGATTTACCAATATTAATAAACCAATGGGCAAATGTAGTGCGTTGGGAAATGCGTACACGTTTGTTTTTACGTACAGCAGAATTTTTATGGCAAGAAGGGCATACAGCTCATGAAACGAAAGCTGAAGCTTTAGAAGAAGCTAAACTAATGAATAATGTATACGCTACTTTTGCCGAAAACTTTATGGCAATTCCTGTAATACAAGGCTTAAAAACAGAAAGCGAGCGTTTTGCAGGTGCAGAAGAAACCTTTTGTATTGAAGCCTTAATGCAAGATGGCAAAGCATTACAAGCTGGAACATCGCATTTTCTTGGTCAGAATTTTGCAAAAGCTTTCGATGTTAAGTTTGCAAATAAAGAAGGTAAACAAGATTACGTTTGGGCTACTTCTTGGGGTGTTTCTACTAGATTAATGGGAGCATTAATAATGACACATAGTGATGATAACGGTTTGGTTTTACCACCAAGTTTAGCACCGTATCAAGTAGTTATTGTTCCAATTTATAAAAACGAAGAACAATTTGAAGCTATTAGTAAATTAGCAGAAGATGTTATAAGCGATTTAAAAGAACGAAATATTTCAGTAAAGTTTGATAAACGTGATACTATTAGACCAGGCGCTAAATTTGCACAACATGAATTACAAGGTGTGCCTTTAAGAATTGCAATTGGACCAAAAGATCTTGAAGATGGTACAGTTGAAGTAGCAAGAAGGGACACTCTTAGTAAACAAACTGTTATTTTAGATAGAATAAATGTTGTAGTAGAAGATTTATTAGAAGAAATTCAAGAGAGCTTATTTAAGAAAGCTTTAGACTTTAGAAATAATCATATTACAGAAGTTAATACTTTTGAAGAGTTTAAAAAGGTATTAGAAACAAAAACAGGCTTTATATCAGCACATTGGGATGGTACTGCCGAAACTGAAGATAAAATAAAAGAGTTAACAAAAGCTACTATTAGGTGTATTCCTTTAGAAGGAAAAGAAGAGGAAGGTGTTTGTGTGTATTCTGGGAACCCCTCAAAACGTAGAGTATTGTTCGCAAAAGCGTATTAA
- a CDS encoding OmpP1/FadL family transporter: MKKLSLLFIGILSMSSVYAQDISDALRYSQSEIQGTARFRALSGAFGALGGDMSAVSINPASSAVFTRSHASITASNLDVENNTQYFNGLGNSNESNFDINQGGVAFVFASNNSSPWRKFTLAISYERTNNYDDNWFAFGNNTNDDGQFSNSIASYFYDFADGKRLDEISAFPGESISDAYLDIGDAFGFAHQQAFLGFESFILEPDDINDDGNTTYFSNVASGNFEHDYSYFATGYNGKVSFNFAAQYEDNLYLGLNLNSHFIDYQRTNLLFEDNTNAGSTVNYIEFENNLSTTGNGFSFQVGGIMKLSPEFRVGLTYDSPTWYSIDEETTQYLATDGDNGFIEVFPDVVNIYPRYRLKTPSKVTGSLAYVFSNQGLISFDYSKKDYSKTEFRPQQDYNDINTAMSNVLTDASTYRIGGEYKVKQFSFRGGYRFEESPYADGVTVGDLNGYSLGIGYNFGNTKLDLTFDESERSFETPLYNVGLIDTATIDRKNSNITLSLSFNI, translated from the coding sequence ATGAAAAAGTTAAGTTTACTATTCATAGGCATACTATCTATGTCTTCGGTTTATGCACAAGACATTAGCGATGCATTAAGATATTCACAAAGTGAAATACAGGGAACAGCACGTTTTAGAGCCTTAAGTGGTGCTTTTGGAGCACTAGGAGGCGATATGAGTGCCGTTAGTATAAACCCTGCAAGTTCAGCTGTTTTTACCAGAAGTCATGCTTCTATTACGGCATCAAATTTAGATGTAGAAAATAACACCCAATACTTTAATGGTTTAGGTAATTCCAACGAATCTAATTTTGATATTAATCAAGGAGGAGTAGCCTTTGTATTTGCAAGTAATAATAGTTCACCTTGGAGAAAATTCACTTTAGCCATTTCTTATGAAAGAACAAATAATTACGATGATAATTGGTTTGCTTTTGGCAACAATACAAATGATGATGGTCAATTTAGTAACTCTATAGCAAGTTATTTTTATGACTTTGCAGATGGTAAACGATTAGATGAAATTTCTGCATTTCCTGGAGAATCTATATCTGATGCCTATCTAGACATAGGAGATGCTTTTGGATTTGCGCATCAACAAGCATTTTTAGGTTTTGAATCATTCATTCTAGAACCAGACGATATAAATGATGATGGTAATACTACCTACTTCTCTAACGTTGCGTCAGGAAATTTTGAACATGATTACTCATATTTTGCGACAGGTTACAACGGAAAAGTGTCATTTAATTTTGCAGCACAATATGAGGATAATTTATATTTAGGTTTAAACTTAAACTCTCATTTTATAGATTATCAACGTACTAATTTATTGTTTGAAGATAATACCAATGCAGGTTCAACAGTAAATTATATTGAATTTGAAAATAATTTATCTACAACAGGAAATGGTTTTTCATTTCAGGTTGGTGGTATCATGAAATTGAGCCCGGAGTTTAGAGTTGGCTTAACTTACGACTCACCTACTTGGTACTCTATTGATGAAGAAACAACCCAATATTTAGCAACAGATGGCGATAATGGATTTATTGAAGTTTTCCCAGATGTAGTAAATATATATCCTCGATACAGACTTAAAACTCCATCAAAAGTTACAGGAAGTTTAGCATATGTATTTTCAAATCAAGGTTTAATTAGTTTTGATTATTCTAAAAAAGATTACAGCAAAACAGAATTTAGACCACAACAAGATTATAATGATATAAATACCGCTATGAGTAATGTATTAACAGATGCTTCAACTTATAGAATTGGTGGTGAATACAAAGTAAAACAATTTAGTTTTAGAGGTGGATATCGTTTTGAAGAAAGCCCATATGCCGATGGAGTAACTGTTGGTGATTTAAACGGTTATTCTCTAGGTATTGGATATAACTTTGGCAACACCAAATTAGACTTAACTTTCGATGAATCTGAACGTTCTTTTGAAACGCCTTTATATAATGTTGGCTTAATTGATACGGCTACTATCGATAGAAAAAACTCCAATATTACACTATCTTTAAGTTTCAACATTTAA
- the folE gene encoding GTP cyclohydrolase I FolE, whose translation MKIGNNIEEFESLGDDHVGTSSNTPLREDAFRLSNEEKIDIIKDDVRHIMETLGLDLTDDSLNGTPNRVAKMFVKEIFGGLDPAKKPKASTFENKYKYGEMLVEKNITVYSTCEHHLLPIVGKAHIAYISNGTVVGLSKMNRIVDYFAKRPQVQERLTIQIVKELQEVLNTQDVACVIDAKHLCVNSRGIRDIESSTVTSEFGGKFKDKAIRREFLDYIKLDTKF comes from the coding sequence ATGAAAATTGGAAATAACATAGAAGAATTCGAATCCTTAGGAGATGATCACGTAGGAACATCGTCAAACACACCTTTACGTGAAGATGCGTTTAGACTTTCTAATGAAGAAAAAATAGACATCATTAAAGATGATGTGCGCCACATCATGGAAACCTTAGGTTTAGATTTAACCGACGATAGTTTAAATGGCACACCAAATCGTGTAGCTAAAATGTTTGTTAAAGAAATTTTTGGCGGTTTAGACCCTGCAAAAAAGCCTAAAGCTTCTACCTTCGAAAATAAATACAAATACGGTGAAATGTTGGTTGAAAAAAACATTACTGTATACTCAACTTGCGAGCATCATTTATTACCAATTGTTGGTAAAGCTCATATTGCATACATTTCTAACGGTACCGTTGTTGGATTATCTAAAATGAATCGTATTGTAGATTATTTTGCAAAACGTCCGCAAGTACAAGAGCGTTTAACCATTCAAATAGTAAAAGAATTACAGGAGGTTTTAAACACCCAAGATGTAGCTTGTGTTATTGATGCTAAACATTTATGCGTAAATTCCAGAGGTATTAGAGATATAGAAAGTAGTACCGTAACTTCAGAATTTGGCGGAAAGTTTAAAGACAAAGCTATTCGCAGAGAATTTTTAGATTATATAAAATTAGACACAAAGTTTTAA
- the cysS gene encoding cysteine--tRNA ligase — protein MLLYKEQQIQIYNSLTGKKEIFKPINEGYVGMYVCGPTVYSNVHLGNVRTFMSFDMIFRYLKHLGFKVRYVRNITDAGHLENDADAGEDKITKKARLEQIEPMEVVQRYTVDFHNILNTFNFLPPSIEPTATGHIIEQIELIKNIINNGFAYEVNGSVYFDVHKFNETNEYGKLSKRKLEDLIHNTRALDGQSDKKNPQDFALWKKAEPQHIMRWPSPWSDGFPGWHLECTAMSTKYLGETFDIHGGGMDLKFPHHECEIAQNEAAIGKSPVNYWMHANMLELNGQRMSKTTGNTVNPDELLSGNNKFFSKAFAPSVIRFFIAQAHYRSILDLTDDGLLASEKGFYRLMDAINVMDGLKASETSTINITAWKQKCYDAMNDDFNSPILIAHLFEAVKYINQVKEGSATLTAEDLTTLKNTVNTFSFDVLGLENVTKSDSGTDKLSGAVDVLIKLRQEARANKDFALSDKIRDELAEVGIQLKDGKDGTTFSLS, from the coding sequence ATGCTGCTTTACAAAGAACAACAAATTCAAATATATAATTCTCTTACTGGTAAAAAGGAAATTTTCAAACCCATAAACGAAGGCTATGTAGGCATGTATGTTTGTGGTCCAACGGTATACAGCAATGTTCATTTAGGCAACGTAAGAACCTTTATGTCTTTTGATATGATTTTTCGATATCTAAAACATTTGGGCTTTAAAGTTAGGTATGTACGCAACATTACTGATGCAGGACATTTAGAAAATGATGCTGATGCAGGCGAAGATAAAATCACAAAAAAAGCACGTTTAGAGCAAATTGAACCTATGGAAGTTGTGCAACGTTATACCGTTGATTTTCATAACATTCTAAACACCTTCAATTTTTTACCACCAAGTATTGAGCCTACTGCAACAGGTCATATTATTGAACAAATTGAACTTATTAAAAACATTATAAATAATGGTTTTGCTTACGAAGTAAACGGATCTGTATATTTTGATGTGCATAAGTTTAACGAAACAAACGAATACGGAAAATTAAGCAAGCGTAAACTTGAAGATTTAATTCATAACACACGTGCCCTTGATGGGCAAAGTGATAAAAAAAATCCGCAAGATTTTGCACTTTGGAAAAAAGCCGAACCTCAACACATTATGCGTTGGCCTTCTCCTTGGAGTGATGGTTTTCCTGGTTGGCATTTAGAGTGTACAGCAATGAGCACCAAATACTTAGGTGAAACATTTGATATTCATGGTGGCGGAATGGATTTAAAGTTCCCGCATCACGAATGTGAAATTGCACAAAATGAAGCCGCTATAGGTAAATCGCCAGTTAATTATTGGATGCATGCTAATATGCTTGAGCTTAACGGACAACGCATGTCTAAAACTACAGGGAACACTGTTAATCCAGATGAATTACTATCTGGAAACAATAAATTCTTCAGTAAAGCATTTGCACCAAGCGTTATTCGGTTTTTTATTGCACAAGCACACTATAGAAGCATTTTAGACTTAACAGATGACGGTTTATTAGCCAGTGAAAAAGGCTTTTACAGATTGATGGATGCCATTAATGTAATGGACGGATTAAAAGCTTCTGAAACATCTACCATAAACATTACTGCATGGAAACAGAAATGTTACGATGCTATGAATGACGATTTTAATTCCCCAATTTTAATTGCGCATTTATTTGAGGCAGTTAAATATATAAATCAGGTTAAAGAAGGTTCTGCAACCTTAACAGCAGAAGACTTAACGACTTTAAAGAATACTGTAAACACGTTTTCTTTTGATGTTTTAGGCTTAGAAAACGTAACTAAAAGTGACTCAGGAACCGACAAACTATCTGGAGCCGTTGATGTTTTAATTAAGTTAAGACAAGAAGCCAGAGCCAATAAAGATTTTGCATTGTCTGATAAAATTCGTGACGAATTAGCTGAAGTTGGTATTCAACTTAAAGATGGTAAAGACGGTACAACGTTTAGCCTCTCCTAA
- the yidD gene encoding membrane protein insertion efficiency factor YidD, giving the protein MFKKLLIAPFLFLIKVYQTFLSPIMPATCRYQPTCSHYSKEALQKHGLFKGGWLAIKRIFSCHPWGGSGYDPVP; this is encoded by the coding sequence ATGTTTAAAAAACTACTTATAGCACCGTTTTTGTTTTTGATAAAAGTGTATCAAACATTTTTATCACCAATAATGCCTGCAACGTGCAGATACCAGCCAACATGCTCACATTATAGTAAAGAAGCACTACAAAAACATGGGTTATTTAAAGGCGGGTGGCTAGCTATAAAACGCATTTTTAGTTGTCACCCTTGGGGCGGAAGTGGTTATGATCCTGTGCCATAA